In the genome of Desulfuromonas sp. DDH964, one region contains:
- a CDS encoding branched-chain amino acid ABC transporter permease: MDTLLVILIDGLVYSSWLFIVAAGLTLVYGVMKILNMAHGSLYAIGAYTAASLVGWYFNGGHPPWGSFALFIGGAVLAGMLTGLVVERGLLRWMYGRDEVVMILVTYGVLLILEDVTKLFWGVDAYFAYQPYSLLGRIRLSGISFATYDLILILVAGLVGLALWFSLNRTRQGKLLRAVIHDREISQAMGINVNRVFIVTFVIGSGLGALAGGLTAPALSVAPGIGIEIIILAFAVVVIGGLGSVGGAAIGALLVGLCRALAVHTFPQFELFVIYGVMAAVLAVRPQGLFVVAAARKI; the protein is encoded by the coding sequence ATGGACACACTGCTAGTCATACTCATTGACGGTCTGGTCTACTCCTCCTGGCTTTTTATTGTCGCTGCCGGCCTGACCCTGGTTTACGGGGTCATGAAGATTTTAAACATGGCTCATGGCAGCCTCTACGCCATTGGTGCCTATACGGCAGCCTCGCTGGTCGGCTGGTACTTCAATGGCGGCCATCCCCCCTGGGGGAGCTTCGCCCTCTTTATCGGTGGCGCGGTTCTCGCCGGGATGCTGACCGGTCTGGTCGTCGAACGGGGGCTGCTGCGCTGGATGTACGGGCGCGACGAGGTCGTGATGATCCTGGTGACCTATGGTGTGCTGCTGATCCTCGAGGATGTCACCAAACTTTTCTGGGGAGTGGATGCCTATTTTGCCTATCAGCCCTACAGCCTGCTTGGCAGAATCCGCCTCAGCGGGATCTCTTTCGCTACCTATGACTTGATCCTGATCCTGGTCGCCGGTCTGGTCGGTCTGGCCCTCTGGTTCTCGCTCAACCGGACCCGGCAGGGGAAACTGTTACGGGCCGTCATTCACGATCGGGAGATCAGTCAGGCGATGGGCATCAATGTCAACCGGGTCTTCATTGTTACCTTTGTTATCGGTAGCGGTTTGGGAGCCCTCGCTGGGGGATTGACTGCGCCGGCTCTCTCGGTAGCGCCTGGAATCGGCATTGAAATCATTATTCTGGCCTTTGCGGTGGTTGTTATCGGTGGTCTTGGCAGTGTCGGCGGCGCAGCAATCGGCGCCCTGTTGGTCGGGCTTTGCCGAGCCCTGGCCGTGCATACTTTTCCACAATTCGAGTTGTTCGTTATCTACGGGGTTATGGCTGCGGTACTGGCCGTCCGCCCGCAGGGACTCTTTGTTGTTGCTGCTGCAAGGAAAATCTGA